The following are encoded together in the Danaus plexippus chromosome 15, MEX_DaPlex, whole genome shotgun sequence genome:
- the LOC116766527 gene encoding TNF receptor-associated factor 6-like has product MDPNKIKNASEGIAPMGITALNETILTNQPESRYECPVCLNWLRDPVITTCGHKFCKSCITSWLQNSGHCPIDNINLSMKVDIFPDNYTKREIQEQRMSCPFATKGCAVKVTPLDLDSHIASCEFNQPEASSQPQVQVPCTFSALGCKETFETQEEMNGHLHSDVQTHMSLLMNAYSKLQIDNDISNASMDAKEQEAMLLWEPSKDGAASTSPPVNNTSALIRALYERVVVLEQRNRELDIVIANISKQMSAFAVAKMKQNNDLILRYCMGNYIWKIDNFKARLDAMQKDHFKMLYSPGFYTSPNGYRFCVRLNISPQNPQCFALHVHLMKTEYDDCLEWPFNGRISFAMINQYNPELTQRDTMMSNSTLIAFRKPSTEICVRGFGYTEYAVVNDVARNGFVKDDTLIVRVHIKCV; this is encoded by the exons CCTATGGGTATAACAGCCCTTAATGAAACTATTCTCACCAATCAGCCAGAGTCAAGGTATGAATGTCCTGTGTGTCTGAACTGGCTTAGAGATCCTGTCATCACAACATGTGGTCACAAATTCTGTAAATCATGCATCACTTCCTGGTTACA aaatagtGGTCATTGCCCAATTGACAATATAAATCTCAGTATGAAAGTTGACATATTCCCTGACAATTACACTAAAAGGGAAATTCAAGAGCAAAGAATGTCATGTCCTTTTGCCACAAAAg GCTGTGCAGTGAAAGTGACTCCACTGGACTTGGACTCTCACATAGCGAGTTGTGAGTTCAATCAACCCGAAGCTTCGTCCCAACCTCAAGTACAGGTGCCATGTACATTCAGTGCTCTCGGCTGCAAGGAGACATTCGAAACGCAGGAAGAAATGAATGGCCATTTACATAGTGATGTACAGACTCACATGAGT CTCCTAATGAACGCCTATTCCAAGTTACAAATCGACAATGACATATCGAATGCCAGTATGGATGCCAAGGAGCAAGAAGCTATGCTTCTATGGGAACCGTCCAAAGATGGCGCTGCGAGTACATCGCCACCAGTGAACAATACTAGCGCTCTTATAAG GGCACTGTATGAAAGGGTTGTGGTGCTGGAACAGAGGAATCGTGAACTGGATATAGTCATAGCCAACATTTCAAAGCAAATGTCAGCATTTGCTGTAGCCAAAATGAAGCAAAACAACGACTTAATACTCCGTTACTGTATGGGAAATTATATTTGGAAGATAGACAATTTTAAAGCTAGGTTAGATGCAATGCAGAAggatcattttaaaatgttgtacaGCCCTGGCTTCTATACCTCGCCTAATGGTTACAG ATTCTGTGTCCGGCTCAACATATCACCGCAGAACCCACAGTGTTTTGCTCTTCATGTGCATTTAATGAAAACTGAATACGATGACTGTTTGGAATGGCCTTTCAATGGGAGGATATCCTTCGCTATGATCAATCAATACAACCCGGAGCTCACCCAGAGGGATACAATGATGTCCAACTCGACTTTGATAGCATTCAGGAAGCCGTCCACGGAGATATGTGTCAGGGGTTTTGGTTACACCGAATATGCAGTGGTTAATGATGTTGCCAGGAACGGCTTCGTTAAGGACGACACGCTCATTGTGAgagttcatataaaatgtgtatga
- the LOC116766211 gene encoding breast carcinoma-amplified sequence 3 homolog isoform X2, which yields MSAESPRHARSGGPLTVPSQPPSDRSIIDAVSGFINDVTLSSSSTVDPKDVIQWARFETADINEPTQEGDGDNDVPPLLLILGYGSGVQVWLIPSNGEAQEVLSWRQGTVRVLRILPTPQHGDCFASKRPLIALCDSASPGPAFCSLIFLSIRGGEQVKSIKFKNPILDVLANKRSVVVSFSERFAVFDAATLEDRLAVTTCYPCPCPLGGSAPINPLTLGDRWLAYAEKKLNPSKRSSGGCETEGVTSYTATVLHAAKSLSKGLRGLGETVAHSLAGGRSTSQSPSPPHADIQQPGVVTILDIEGNEDEDSQDCEEPCDPIVAHFIAHSEAIIALKFDPSGMLLVTADRRGHDFHVFRINPHPCGPSLASVHHLYILHRGDTTSKVQDICISGDSRWAAISTLRGTTHVFAISPYGGAIGVRTHTQPRLVNRLSRFHRSAGLPIHHTSHVPPAAHSPVLESGAWFPNPRLPPYPQPATCSPLAQLRPTHLPTTTITRNSSGRQRLSSLSEEGGAAPLLARACFGVSGSTGRAASVPLYLAAANGALLHLALHPKPARSVPKEKICDESPIELEVEAVSQWPLQRPAAASDLLAPLPPSNPLLQPMSCRRCADICMSEEERWLSQVEIVTHAGPHRRLWMGPQFVFKTYNCTGSTSSLSEAEAVEVDASAAPARSNPVNMPGARPAVPVLIDSGSASSLEHSPSDSFRRKSLLEPGRVCDVQLREDLAEAMKEDHGRFSEPEELSSSSFSSSRASPPSSPTPSCGGDMMHFPGDSSSSL from the exons ATGTCGGCGGAGTCTCCGCGGCACGCGCGCTCGGGCGGACCTCTCACGGTGCCCTCCCAGCCGCCCAGCGACCGCAGCATCATTGACGCCGTGTCCGGCTTCATTAATGACGTCACACTCTCCTCTTCATCCACTGTTGATCCAAAGGACGTTATACAGTGGGCTAG gTTTGAAACAGCAGATATAAATGAACCTACACAAGAAGGGGATGGTGATAATGATGTTCCACCATTACTGCTCATCCTGGGCTATGGGTCAGGGGTGCAGGTCTGGTTGATTCCCTCCAATGGAGAGGCGCAGGAGGTACTGTCGTGGAGACAAGGCACTGTGAGGGTGCTCCGTATACTGCCAACTCCGCAGCACGGCGACTGCTTTGCATCGAAAAGGCCCCTCATAGCTTTGTGTGATTCTGCCAGTCCAGGACCAGCCTTTTGTTCATTGATCTTCTTATCCATTAGGGGTGGGGAGCAG GTGAAGAGTATTAAGTTCAAGAACCCCATCCTGGATGTGTTGGCCAATAAGCGTTCAGTGGTTGTGTCATTCTCTGAACGTTTTGCTGTTTTTGATGCTGCTACTTTAGAGGACCGGCTGGCTGTCACCACATGTTATCCGTGCCCATGTCCACTAGGAGGGAGCGCTCCTATCAACCCTTTAACCCTCGGGGACCGCTGGCTGGCTTATGCTGAGAAGAAACTCAACCCATCAAAACGTAGCAGTGGAGGATGTGAAA CTGAAGGGGTAACGAGTTATACGGCGACTGTACTCCACGCGGCTAAATCTCTCAGTAAGGGTCTGCGAGGCCTCGGCGAGACGGTGGCGCATAGTTTGGCGGGCGGTCGCAGCACGTCGCAGTCACCGTCACCACCACACGCTGATATACAGCAGCCGGGGGTCGTCACTATATTGGACATCGAG GGTAATGAAGATGAAGATAGTCAAGACTGCGAGGAGCCCTGCGACCCTATAGTGGCTCACTTCATCGCTCACTCGGAGGCGATTATAGCTCTGAAGTTCGACCCCAGCGGCATGTTGCTGGTGACCGCCGATCGGAGAGGTCACGACTTCCACGTGTTCCGTATAAACCCCCACCCCTGCGGACCCAGCCTGGCCTCCGTGCACCACCTGTATATACTACACAGGGGCGATACTACGTCCAAAGTACAG gatatatgtatatccgGTGACTCCCGTTGGGCGGCCATATCGACCCTCCGGGGTACGACGCACGTGTTCGCGATCAGTCCCTACGGCGGGGCGATCGGCGTCCGCACTCACACCCAGCCGCGGCTGGTGAATAGACTGAGCCGGTTCCATCGCTCGGCAGGCCTGCCCATACATCATACATCCCACGTCCCGCCCGCCGCTCACAGCCCA GTTCTAGAGTCCGGGGCGTGGTTTCCCAACCCGCGTCTCCCGCCGTACCCGCAGCCCGCGACTTGTTCGCCCCTGGCGCAGCTGAGACCCACACACCTGCCCACCACCACCATCACAAGGAACAGCTCGG GTCGTCAGCGTCTGTCATCGTTGTCTGAAGAGGGCGGCGCGGCGCCCCTGTTAGCGCGGGCCTGTTTCGGTGTGAGCGGCTCGACTGGCAGGGCCGCCTCTGTGCCGCTCTACCTTGCGGCGGCTAATGGGGCATTGCTGCATCTGGCTCTACATCCCAAACCGGCCCGCA GTGTTCCCAAGGAGAAGATATGTGACGAGTCTCCCATCGAGCTGGAGGTTGAGGCGGTGTCGCAGTGGCCTCTACAGCGTCCTGCCGCCGCCTCCGACCTCCTCGCCCCACTCCCTCCCTCCAACCCCCTCTTACAACCCATGAGCTGTAGG CGTTGCGCGGACATATGTATGAGTGAAGAGGAGCGCTGGCTGTCTCAGGTTGAGATCGTGACGCACGCCGGCCCGCATCGCAGACTGTGGATGGGACCGCAGTTCGTCTTCAAGACATACAACTGTACGGG GTCTACGTCATCACTATCAGAGGCAGAGGCGGTGGAGGTGGACGCCAGCGCAGCCCCGGCCCGCTCCAACCCCGTCAACATGCCAGGGGCGAGGCCAGCTGTGCCCGTCCTAATAGACTCCGGATCAGCCA GTTCCCTGGAACACTCTCCGTCTGACAGTTTCCGTCGCAAGTCGCTGCTGGAGCCGGGGCGAGTGTGCGACGTCCAGCTCAGAGAGGACCTCGCTGAGGCCATGAAGGAGGATCACG GTCGCTTCTCAGAGCCGGAGGAGCTAAGCTCGAGCAGTTTTAGTTCCTCGCGGGCGTCCCCGCCGTCGTCTCCCACGCCCAGCTGTGGGGGCGACATGATGCACTTCCCGGGGGACTCCAGCTCGTCGCTCTGA
- the LOC116766211 gene encoding breast carcinoma-amplified sequence 3 homolog isoform X1, with amino-acid sequence MSAESPRHARSGGPLTVPSQPPSDRSIIDAVSGFINDVTLSSSSTVDPKDVIQWARFETADINEPTQEGDGDNDVPPLLLILGYGSGVQVWLIPSNGEAQEVLSWRQGTVRVLRILPTPQHGDCFASKRPLIALCDSASPGPAFCSLIFLSIRGGEQVKSIKFKNPILDVLANKRSVVVSFSERFAVFDAATLEDRLAVTTCYPCPCPLGGSAPINPLTLGDRWLAYAEKKLNPSKRSSGGCETEGVTSYTATVLHAAKSLSKGLRGLGETVAHSLAGGRSTSQSPSPPHADIQQPGVVTILDIEGNEDEDSQDCEEPCDPIVAHFIAHSEAIIALKFDPSGMLLVTADRRGHDFHVFRINPHPCGPSLASVHHLYILHRGDTTSKVQDICISGDSRWAAISTLRGTTHVFAISPYGGAIGVRTHTQPRLVNRLSRFHRSAGLPIHHTSHVPPAAHSPVLESGAWFPNPRLPPYPQPATCSPLAQLRPTHLPTTTITRNSSGRQRLSSLSEEGGAAPLLARACFGVSGSTGRAASVPLYLAAANGALLHLALHPKPARSVPKEKICDESPIELEVEAVSQWPLQRPAAASDLLAPLPPSNPLLQPMSCRRCADICMSEEERWLSQVEIVTHAGPHRRLWMGPQFVFKTYNCTGSTSSLSEAEAVEVDASAAPARSNPVNMPGARPAVPVLIDSGSASSLEHSPSDSFRRKSLLEPGRVCDVQLREDLAEAMKEDHGLPRVERACSVERGGAVVARDVGPTGAVAAHREEPHAPAWTRTRTRPAILTKRPSDL; translated from the exons ATGTCGGCGGAGTCTCCGCGGCACGCGCGCTCGGGCGGACCTCTCACGGTGCCCTCCCAGCCGCCCAGCGACCGCAGCATCATTGACGCCGTGTCCGGCTTCATTAATGACGTCACACTCTCCTCTTCATCCACTGTTGATCCAAAGGACGTTATACAGTGGGCTAG gTTTGAAACAGCAGATATAAATGAACCTACACAAGAAGGGGATGGTGATAATGATGTTCCACCATTACTGCTCATCCTGGGCTATGGGTCAGGGGTGCAGGTCTGGTTGATTCCCTCCAATGGAGAGGCGCAGGAGGTACTGTCGTGGAGACAAGGCACTGTGAGGGTGCTCCGTATACTGCCAACTCCGCAGCACGGCGACTGCTTTGCATCGAAAAGGCCCCTCATAGCTTTGTGTGATTCTGCCAGTCCAGGACCAGCCTTTTGTTCATTGATCTTCTTATCCATTAGGGGTGGGGAGCAG GTGAAGAGTATTAAGTTCAAGAACCCCATCCTGGATGTGTTGGCCAATAAGCGTTCAGTGGTTGTGTCATTCTCTGAACGTTTTGCTGTTTTTGATGCTGCTACTTTAGAGGACCGGCTGGCTGTCACCACATGTTATCCGTGCCCATGTCCACTAGGAGGGAGCGCTCCTATCAACCCTTTAACCCTCGGGGACCGCTGGCTGGCTTATGCTGAGAAGAAACTCAACCCATCAAAACGTAGCAGTGGAGGATGTGAAA CTGAAGGGGTAACGAGTTATACGGCGACTGTACTCCACGCGGCTAAATCTCTCAGTAAGGGTCTGCGAGGCCTCGGCGAGACGGTGGCGCATAGTTTGGCGGGCGGTCGCAGCACGTCGCAGTCACCGTCACCACCACACGCTGATATACAGCAGCCGGGGGTCGTCACTATATTGGACATCGAG GGTAATGAAGATGAAGATAGTCAAGACTGCGAGGAGCCCTGCGACCCTATAGTGGCTCACTTCATCGCTCACTCGGAGGCGATTATAGCTCTGAAGTTCGACCCCAGCGGCATGTTGCTGGTGACCGCCGATCGGAGAGGTCACGACTTCCACGTGTTCCGTATAAACCCCCACCCCTGCGGACCCAGCCTGGCCTCCGTGCACCACCTGTATATACTACACAGGGGCGATACTACGTCCAAAGTACAG gatatatgtatatccgGTGACTCCCGTTGGGCGGCCATATCGACCCTCCGGGGTACGACGCACGTGTTCGCGATCAGTCCCTACGGCGGGGCGATCGGCGTCCGCACTCACACCCAGCCGCGGCTGGTGAATAGACTGAGCCGGTTCCATCGCTCGGCAGGCCTGCCCATACATCATACATCCCACGTCCCGCCCGCCGCTCACAGCCCA GTTCTAGAGTCCGGGGCGTGGTTTCCCAACCCGCGTCTCCCGCCGTACCCGCAGCCCGCGACTTGTTCGCCCCTGGCGCAGCTGAGACCCACACACCTGCCCACCACCACCATCACAAGGAACAGCTCGG GTCGTCAGCGTCTGTCATCGTTGTCTGAAGAGGGCGGCGCGGCGCCCCTGTTAGCGCGGGCCTGTTTCGGTGTGAGCGGCTCGACTGGCAGGGCCGCCTCTGTGCCGCTCTACCTTGCGGCGGCTAATGGGGCATTGCTGCATCTGGCTCTACATCCCAAACCGGCCCGCA GTGTTCCCAAGGAGAAGATATGTGACGAGTCTCCCATCGAGCTGGAGGTTGAGGCGGTGTCGCAGTGGCCTCTACAGCGTCCTGCCGCCGCCTCCGACCTCCTCGCCCCACTCCCTCCCTCCAACCCCCTCTTACAACCCATGAGCTGTAGG CGTTGCGCGGACATATGTATGAGTGAAGAGGAGCGCTGGCTGTCTCAGGTTGAGATCGTGACGCACGCCGGCCCGCATCGCAGACTGTGGATGGGACCGCAGTTCGTCTTCAAGACATACAACTGTACGGG GTCTACGTCATCACTATCAGAGGCAGAGGCGGTGGAGGTGGACGCCAGCGCAGCCCCGGCCCGCTCCAACCCCGTCAACATGCCAGGGGCGAGGCCAGCTGTGCCCGTCCTAATAGACTCCGGATCAGCCA GTTCCCTGGAACACTCTCCGTCTGACAGTTTCCGTCGCAAGTCGCTGCTGGAGCCGGGGCGAGTGTGCGACGTCCAGCTCAGAGAGGACCTCGCTGAGGCCATGAAGGAGGATCACG GGTTGCCGCGGGTGGAGCGCGCCTGCAGTGTGGAGCGCGGGGGAGCGGTCGTGGCCCGAGATGTCGGGCCGACCGGGGCCGTGGCCGCGCATCGCGAGGAGCCGCACGCGCCAGCCTGGACGCGGACGCGCACACGACCTGCAATACTGACGAAGCGGCCTTCCGACCTGTAG
- the LOC133319203 gene encoding calponin homology domain-containing protein DDB_G0272472-like — MNIHNDDMSSKLRAAEKEIKPQKGIKVSKGIEKQNQQGISKNDKDITQSPEPNVRETTTKYEKHSETIRTEDQAWDMLLNDTQQTSKKDVNLVTANKVEIKDDVKAKTKKSRKSKKSIEDQQAKDDEDSFIEIHNIEEKQTTSGDLVSISMPFEDIESSYLPKSKRRSKSRTPERKDVAENKQENINEQDFDIPNISKKNNKMNEILTTESKTQPISLSTTKDIDSKQKELLNVDAKTGNEPKAGKSLSTKESPKLTKRKSPSPKVDRKEENKTDDKEVYVIETTEDDFPEIQITKGNKSNKRSFQLYEKKKEEAAKPAKSWSSVAASKNKKVDEVKVVTENIEEQETEDEEMKSPVSLQEKLFELCKRRDIMVAECDAPSELNFVEEHHAVVDLPPLEQLDFGLDNFSLEVMRDSLLEVNEPKVSSPICKINIDEILSSIKETTSKAIETSTFNLIDVEKVPARKERGFNIVESDKITSQEVKLEDEVKFEKDELEKSSDEEMASPVLSTDSDKEEKKSSENSNATPTAKQSKSKKSRRKKKL; from the coding sequence atgaatatacacAATGATGATATGTCTTCTAAACTCCGAGCAGCGGAGAAAGAAATTAAACCTCAGAAAGGAATAAAAGTGTCTAAAGGAATTGAAAAGCAGAATCAACAGGGTATTTCAAAAAACGATAAAGATATAACCCAGTCGCCAGAACCTAATGTGAGAGAGACCACCACGAAGTATGAAAAACATTCAGAAACGATTAGAACAGAAGATCAAGCTTGGGATATGCTTTTAAACGATACACAACAAACTTCTAAGAAAGACGTAAATCTTGTTACCGCAAACAAAGTTGAGATAAAAGATGACGTGAAAGCAAAAACTAAGAAAAGTCGTAAAtctaaaaaatctattgaagATCAACAAGCCAAGGACGACGAAGACAGCTTTatagaaatacataatatagaaGAGAAGCAAACGACCAGCGGAGATCTAGTTTCTATATCAATGCCTTTTGAGGACATTGAATCTTCTTACTTGCCGAAATCTAAGAGACGTTCAAAGAGCCGCACACCCGAGAGAAAAGATGTCGccgaaaataaacaagaaaatatcaaCGAACAAGATTTTGATATTCCAAACAttagtaagaaaaataataaaatgaatgaaatattgaCTACAGAATCTAAAACACAGCCGATTTCTTTGTCTACTACAAAAGATATAGATAGTAAACagaaagaattattaaatgttgatGCTAAAACTGGTAACGAACCTAAGGCTGGCAAATCACTATCGACCAAAGAATCACCAAAATTAACAAAGCGAAAGTCCCCGTCACCGAAAGTTGATAGAAAAGAAGAAAACAAAACTGACGATAAAGAAGTTTATGTCATCGAAACAACAGAAGATGACTTTCctgaaatacaaataacgaAGGGGAATAAATCGAATAAGAGGTCTTTTCAACTCTATGAGAAGAAGAAAGAAGAAGCAGCGAAACCGGCTAAATCTTGGAGTTCCGTAGCTgcttctaaaaataaaaaggtcgACGAAGTCAAAGTTGTTACGGAAAATATTGAAGAACAAGAAACGGAAGACGAGGAAATGAAATCACCAGTATCGCTTCAAGAAAAGTTATTTGAATTGTGCAAAAGAAGAGACATAATGGTAGCTGAGTGCGATGCTCCATCAGAACTTAATTTTGTCGAGGAACATCATGCTGTGGTAGACCTCCCTCCTTTGGAGCAACTAGATTTCGGTCTAGACAACTTCTCACTGGAGGTCATGCGGGACAGTCTTCTGGAAGTCAACGAGCCGAAGGTCTCCAGTCCGATTTGCAAAATCAACATCGATGAAATCCTGTCTTCCATCAAAGAAACGACATCGAAAGCTATCGAAACCAGTACTTTCAATCTAATTGATGTCGAAAAAGTGCCTGCTAGGAAAGAAAGGGGCTTCAATATAGTCGAAAGCGATAAAATTACGTCCCAAGAAGTCAAATTGGAGGATGAGGTCAAGTTCGAGAAGGACGAACTGGAAAAATCATCTGACGAGGAGATGGCATCACCAGTTCTGTCGACTGACAGCgataaagaagaaaaaaaatcaagcgAAAACAGTAACGCGACCCCGACAGCGAAGCAATCTAAGTCTAAAAAGTCACGTAGGAAGAAGAAATTATAG
- the LOC116766213 gene encoding LOW QUALITY PROTEIN: GDP-fucose transporter 1 (The sequence of the model RefSeq protein was modified relative to this genomic sequence to represent the inferred CDS: inserted 2 bases in 2 codons) — protein MKDRKSELCSKYITIFIVVSCYWVVSIATVFVNKSLLSSQAVALEAPLFITWFQCIVSFTICFTFSKTGGIPGVFNFPKGTPWSKEIVGKVIPLSIMFTLMIATNNLCLKYVGVPFYYVGRSLTTVFNVIFSYILLRQTTSLRCVLCCGFIIFGFYLGVDQESLLGSFSLIGTIYGVIGSLMLSLXSIYTKKVLPSVNQEVWLLSYYNNAYSIILFIPLMIINGELSVLWNYTNFHSSYFWMQMLVGGLCXFAIGYVTSLQIKVTSPLTHNISGTAKACAQTVIATQWYNESKNGLWWTSNVIVLASSALYARFKQVEMEEHSRKVIPEEEKSLV, from the exons ATGAAAGACCGAAAATCTGAATTGTGCTCAAAgtacattacaatatttatagttgTATCGTGTTATTG ggTCGTATCAATAGCCACAGTATTTGTTAACAAAAGTTTGTTAAGTAGCCAGGCAGTCGCACTTGAGGCGCCTCTGTTCATTACTTGGTTCCAGTGCATTGTCTCATTTACAATATGCTTCACATTCAGCAAAACGGGAGGAATTCCTGGAGTATTCAATTTTCCCAAAGGAACTCCTTGGAGTAAGGAGATTGTAGGAAAG GTGATTCCACTTTCTATCATGTTCACTCTAATGATAGCCACCAATAACCTTTGCCTAAAATATGTTGGTGTACCATTTTACTACGTCGGAAGATCCTTGACGACGGTCTTCAATGTTATATTCAGTTATATCTTGTTGCGACAGACCACATCACTTAGGTGTGTTCTGTGTTGTGGCTTTATCATATTTGGCTTCTATCTAGGAGTCGATCAAGAGAGTCTACTAG gtTCCTTTTCATTAATTGGAACTATATATGGAGTCATTGGGTCACTTATGCTGTCTC TATCTATTTACACAAAGAAAGTGTTGCCAAGTGTTAACCAAGAAGTCTGGTTACTGTCTTATTACAACAACGCATATTCCATAATACTCTTTATACCTCTGATGATTATAAATGGAGAACTAAGTGTGCTTTGGAACTATACAAACTTCCACAGTTCATATTTTTGGATGCAAATGCTCGTTGGTGGTTTAT TTTTCGCTATCGGATATGTTACATCTTTGCAAATCAAA GTCACTTCACCTTTAACACATAATATATCAGGCACAGCGAAGGCCTGTGCTCAGACTGTTATAGCTACACAGTGGTACAACGAATCCAAGAACGGCCTGTGGTGGACGTCAAATGTTATAGTTCTGGCTAGCAGTGCTTTGTATGCCAGATTCAAGCAAGTTGAGATGGAAGAACATTCTAGAAAGGTAATTCCAGAAGAAGAGAAAAGCttagtgtaa
- the LOC116766212 gene encoding LOW QUALITY PROTEIN: iduronate 2-sulfatase (The sequence of the model RefSeq protein was modified relative to this genomic sequence to represent the inferred CDS: inserted 4 bases in 3 codons; deleted 2 bases in 1 codon) has product MRYLSEEVYLPNFQKLAAKGITFQKAFAQQALCAPSRNSILTGRRPDELRLYDFYNYWRDTVGNFSTFPQIFKEHGYDTYSAGKXIHPGKSSNFTDDYPYSWTLKPYHPPTEKYKDDALCKDRHSITXTQNLICPINVKEQPDNTLPDLETLKYSIDIIKNRNQTKPFLLAVGFHKPHIPLKYPHKYLKNVPISSVNPPRVSSIPKGLPLVSWHPWSDVRRRDDIKKLNLTFPFGIMPPKWTLKIRQSYYAASLYIDDLLGKLMSHVNQDNTIIVVTSDHGWSLGENGLWAKYSNFDVALRVPLLFKIPDXQPKVITNPVELVDIHPTLLEVGNIFVPKCKNNDDKSILCSSGKSLVQLMSNKHNTGRSFAISQYPRPQVQPTKSSDKPKLKDIKIMGYSIRTEKYRYTEWISFNNTHFTRNWNKIHGIELYNHVYDDEESNNLYLVPYYQDIKNNYQHY; this is encoded by the exons ATGCGATACCTTTCAGAGGAAGTTTACTTgccaaattttcaaaaattggCGGCAAAAGGAATCACATTTCAAAAGGCTTTTGCAcaa CAAGCGTTGTGTGCACCAAGTAGAAATTCTATTTTAACCGGTCGTCGACCAGATGAGTTACGCTTGTatgacttttataattattggcGCGACACTGTTGGAAATTTTTCTACATTTCCTCAAATATTCAAGGAACACGGATACGATACGTACTCCGCTGGAAA TATTCACCCAGGAAAGAGTTCCAATTTTACAGACGACTATCCTTATAGCTGGACACTAAAACCTTATCATCCTCCaaccgaaaaatataaagacgaTGCATTGTGTAAAGATAGACATAGTATAA TTACACAAAATCTGATTTGTCCAATCAACGTTAAGGAACAGCCCGATAATACATTACCTGACCTCGAAACCCTCAAATACtcaattgatattattaaaaatagaaaccaAACTAAACCCTTCCTGCTAGCTGTCGGATTTCACAAGCCTcatattcctttaaaatatcCTCATAAATACTTGA AAAATGTTCCAATTAGTTCAGTGAATCCGCCACGTGTGTCGTCTATCCCTAAGGGTCTACCGCTGGTATCTTGGCATCCTTGGTCGGATGTCCGGCGAAGAGATGACATTAAGAAACTAAACCTTACTTTCCCATTTGGTATAATGCCTCCGAAATGGACGTTAAAGATAAGGCAAAGTTATTATGCTGCGTCACTATACATAGATGATCTTTTGGGAAAACTTATGAGCCATGTAAATCAAGACAACACCATAATTGTTGTTACTAGTGATCAtg gttgGTCTTTGGGTGAAAATGGACTTTGGGCGAAGTATAGCAACTTTGATGTCGCCCTGAGGGTGCCcttgctttttaaaataccgG TTCAGCCCAAGGTCATAACTAATCCTGTTGAATTGGTCGACATACACCCAACTTTACTTGAAGtgggt aatatatttgtaccaAAATGTAAGAATAATGATGATAAATCCATTTTATGTTCGAGTGGAAAAAGTTTAGTACAATTAATGTCAAACAAACATAATACTGGTAGATCATTTGCCATATCCCAGTATCCACGGCCACAGGTACAACCTACAAAAAGTTCTGATAAACCAAAActgaaagatataaaaataatgggtTATAGCATCCGAACGGAAAAATATAGATACACTGAATggatatcatttaataatacacattTCACTAGGAACTGGAATAAAATACACGGGATCGAACTATACAACCATGTTTATGATGATGAAGAATCAAATAATCTGTACCTAGTACCATATTATCaggatataaaaaacaattatcagCATTACTGA